A stretch of DNA from Arctopsyche grandis isolate Sample6627 chromosome 6, ASM5162203v2, whole genome shotgun sequence:
AgacataaatttgtataaaaactaattttcatattataaactTATATCACCACATACAGAGATAGACATTTAtcgattacatatgtatgtatgtatgtatttaccttGTAATGCTTTACATTACAATAAGtggagattttaaaatactatgacACATTTTTACAAAGGTTTAGCACAagtcatttaataaaaaagcccGAAAACATCAAAgtacacaaaaacaaaacaaaaaagcgTTATTAATAGAATCTGTGCGGTAGAGATTagtattatactttttttttcatttaggcCAAAAGTACACATCAGATACAtgcatgtatttaattttacaattgtTCTTCTCAATATTGCTAATCGAATTAACTCTAATCAAATCAAGTACATattcataattcaaaatattaggACAAAATAACTTTGGCCAATTAATATAATGAGAATAAACTATTTTTGTAACCGATACATATTAAGCATGCATGATTTTCGACACTAATTCATAATTCTTACcattacttaaaatataattaatgaaaTCGGATATTTACATTCAGAGCATATATTTTAgtagtgtaaaaataaatacataaaactaTGGTTGTTTTCAGGTCGACTGTTAGActgatacataaatcaaaataaaaagacattttttaaaattgaaaacatcACAGCAGTCATTCAAAAGAGGCAGCAAAATTGACTGATTAGAGCAGTCATTTTAAAAGATAGCTCAACGATTCAAAGATTTAGCTGCAAGAAAATATCAATTACTAAGATAGAACTATaacaataatacattaaataatatctataaaATCACAATTGGCAGTATGTTGAATGTACAAGTATATTCAAATGGCATTTACTTtgctaaatataataatatcttgTATCATACATGTATGTGCAAGTTTCATATTAAGagtaatacaatttaatattttataaggtGGTAGAaagagtataaaaaaatattatctcaaTCCAAAATGGGTATAATcagatttttaatacaaaagcaAAGTGAAAGCCATTCTACTATACACTCGACTGCGATTTAAAAACAGAAATTGTTATATTATCCAAATAAATtggatttaaatcaaaataagaaTGTTAGAAGTGAATATTACGTAACGCAAAATTTGGTCAATGTGGGTACTACTACATATGTTGGGGTTAACGAtcttaaaaaataagaaaaaaaaaacagaaatttgAAAtccttaatttataaataaaactcatccaaagaaaaaatgttgaaaaatctgTAGATTAATTTGTTGGATAGCAAAAGTGactatttaatttaatcgaATTTAAATTTGGTGGTCTAAAATGGTTTTATTCATATAGTACCTTTATTGTGTAAATAACTTTAATACTGTTTATttgacacaatttttttttttgctcttatAACGATATAATCTTTTATGGAATAGTTGACTTAAAAAAGTGTAATATTCATTATATTACAATAGGAAACTTACATGATAATTCCACATGCCCATTCACACTGGTATATAGATTAGCATTATtctaatacaaataaaacaataagttggcaataattcaatttgaattatcGAAATCTAGTCAGTTACATTCAGAttcttaaaaatgtgtgttaataaaggatttatttgtataaatataattacatattgcaatctaaactataaaaataacaaataacaaaaattaccttataaaaattaataacattagGCATGCTACTGAAACATCAATTGCAGATTTATTTAACTTTCTaacaaaacaaatacatacatacaatttgctatgtttttaatttgtcaaatttaatttaaaaaaatatataatacatagtgtTAATGATTAAgtctatatttattaatataaatcaaaattataaaaatacataaacaccAATAATATGAAATGCagcatacataaaaattaaatgcatacatacgatCATCAATTGTAACGAGAGCCTCGATTTTCTAACCCAGATGAACGTGGATAATGGAAgttcacgaaaacgtgatacgaACATAAGTACAATTATACGACAACGAATTATGCGTGAGGGTAGCTGTTGAATAATGAGTATCGAATAAAACAAGGTTGGATAATCGAGGTAGTGTATGTAAAGCGTATAAATTAACACATGCAactaaacaaaaaattaatattgaatctCATATGTAATATTGTCCAACACGTTTACATTTACAACAATCAACATCTAAAAGTTTTAAAacctttggccttttactttgCTGGCCCCTATAATCATTAACATTCAAAACACGACACATAACAGTCATGAACGGTTCGGTTATTATcacgcacacgtcactaaaatctcgattacggaacatctggctcccaaaaattccatccatcgcgAGTTACCCatgcgaactatcatactaatgagaactcgactgccagatattctgtattcgcgaGTTTCTTGGCAAAGATTGTTAGTGCGCAatcacaatgtgcgaaataatccgtttaccatcaTAAATAcactaaaaatgaaaaagaaatgcTTCACATACAATATCggttaaacaataaaacaatttaaagactcttatgtatacatttaaacTAAATTTGTAAGTCATCGCTATACACTTGATTCAATCCTAAATACATTTGATTCAGCCTTGCATTCCTATATgattctaaatattttttcagtcTTGGATCGGACAAACATATTTACTATAACAATTTAAATAGTAACTAGTCtgcaataaatcaaaaattattgcAGATTATTGATgagtattgaaaataaaaaatatatatataaatatatatatatatatatatataaaattagattaataaatatgcaatgaacgggtattatacatacatacatatatcaactcTCAACAACAGACCAGCTTTCAAATGCATGAAACTAACGGTATATTTCAAATATGCACattcacatattaaaataaccataaatgtatacaaaactttcaatattctattatagaataaaagcaaaaagaaaaattaaagaaTATGTTTATCAAAACTGTGTTAAATTACACCCTAAGTGGATAGCCAAACTGTTAAAACATGTaattttgaaatcaatattAGTATTGGAATTCAATATAAACAAGCTTATTTGACATGTAATTtggaatttaatatttgattattatttttttaattcctataTACTAGAATCAAGTATGCATTAATGAAGTGAGAAATTagaatttatgaaaattaatttaattcaattttttcctTTCTGTGAAACTCTCATAACGCCTTTTCTCATTACATGAGTTGTGACTAAAGTCTGCCAGATCATCAAATGTGTAGGCGGTGCACATCCTGCTCCCACACACTCATCTTTTTATGCACAAAACTTCAGTCACGGAGTTAGCCCTGCGCCAAGATGGGCCATTAAAATGGCGTCAAATACCCAAACATAATCTTTCTACTTTCCATGATTTAGAATGACGAgtgcaattattaaaaatattgaatttattaataatttactttgtaaatttgatacattatgcgaaatgtgtatttttttcatcagGTCCGATTAAATCAGAGATGAATATCTAAGATATGATTTTTATCTGCTACACTATGTGCACcctgtaatttaattattaataaacgaTTACTTTTGCTTCGAAAATCTTTACATTTATTTACCACATTACGACTACTCTCACATGAAACATCCATTATCTTTTTTGACATCAATCTACGTTTTACTGAATTTGCTATGTGTTACATATTAAATGATGCACAATTTTTCCGTTAAGtttatatctaaataaatagtttattttaacaaatctATACGAGgatgaaaaaataaagtttataggtatgtattataaaataatgctaTGTATTCAATAGTTTTGTCTTTTATAAGTCAATAAAGAATGTATACTTAGATTATGAGGGTAAATATTCAAAtgccatttaaaataaaaatatatttaaaacgtcTCCATCATCAATCAATGCGATTGCACGATATTATTAATTCGTCAGAATTAAAGcagataaaaaattacatatgcaaAGAAATGTGGTGTTCATCACAATTCATATATgaagaaattataaatacataattgatttaataatatatatgcttgactttaaaataatcttaaGAGTTTAGCAATTTTTCAGGAACAGTGGTTTTATAAACAACTAAATATGACAATCACATGTTAAATGGCAAAACTGGGTTGGcattatcataaacattttgttacCACATTCAGGGCCATATTAGGTAATATCATTCcataaataattgatttcaaaaattacataataaaaattagtaaaTAGTCCATTTCACAGAGTAAAGTCTAATCTATGAATgctgaaataatataattttcaagtaCAAGTTGTACCTGACTTGAGGTATAATGTATGTAGAAGTGATGAATTGCTGTAACACCacttctttatattatatacatatgtataaatataaaaactttttttttatatttataaatttatttaaaatcaattttttttaatatttacaaaaaaatttatagCATTTGTGGACTTGTACATTCCCAATCAAATGGACCATACACgcgtattttaatattgaatattatgGAGAATACATAGtagacaaatatattttattctttgatgataataaaatttttattagtaaattttctttaaacatTCATTTAATAATCTAATTAATTTTCCTTTCTAAAACTGGCCCTGAtaacatttatgaaaaatatgagaACATAACATGTATTAATatgtatcaatatatacatgcgtattaatattatttaagaaaaaacatCTTAGTTACATCATTAACActgataattaataataaaaattcgttATTCACATCAATAATCGATCACTTTCAGCGTCACGTCAATTGACATTGTAGGACAATTTGACAACTATAGATTACGTATTCGATCAAAGTTGTGATAATGTTGTAAAGTTTTTTTAATCACTACGATTAGAATGTGGTGGGAGAGGATGTGCATTTTCAATAAGCAAGGGTGCACGTGATGATGGCGTATGACGTGGTAAACGAGTGAGCGCTCCTATTCTTTCCATAACACAAGAAGCCGATAGTCGAGCTTCAGCATCATGATCCCAACACTCTTCCATTGTGTCGCAAAAAACATATAAAGCCTAAAAGATTATTTTCAacatgattatatacatataagtacgtaagaattattaataaaaaaaattgcacatacATTATGTTCACGCCACGCTTCTGGAATATTAGGTCGTAGTTTTCGATTTACTACGGCATCTTGCATTTCCTCCAGTGATGGATGTGCTCCAATCTCTTCTTCAAGAGGAAGCATATATTCACTGGTCGTCCCCCAAGCTGTACAcctacaaatttttttttataaaaattaattaatcataattGTAATTACATGTATTTGTTAAGGTCATTGTGATTAactggttattattattaataacggATTAATCAGATTACGGAGGGAgtaagttaggttaagttaaggtttgGTTAAACATTAACAATACTTATTATTAATCAGTTACTATTGTTAATAATAACTGGATTTATCTCTTTGACCTTAGCATATACTTATATTCCACATATATGAACACAATAACCAGCAGtttctttttttcaaaattgcatatacttttattttcttgtttgtATCTTAATTAGTTACTAATAACAATGAAAAAAGGCAAATATTATAACGATAACTGAGTTTATCAaacaattacaaaatttaaatatgtaagatTAATACATACATGAAGTAATTTGCTTAtgttaacccatttgaacccacacggtcagttatgaacttacacgatgtatgccagcgcggtcgttcacggcattttacaattttgcgtcgtaaaataaagggatcactcaggccggccgtaaaacttttcgttacgcttggttagatgttggtgatgaattttaagaaagtcacacgaaattaaatcagttccttttggagttttgagggaataacatcgagcgctttttgacttgcagatatgtcgaagagaaaacatacgtaagttttttatttttacattttttttatttatctttatgtttctaatacagtaggacttattgtataatatgcataagagaaattgcgtttatatatctcatattcctgaaaaaaaaaaaaaaaaaaaatcaaagtcgacggagtcgtatatgactccttgggataatgacacatatttttttccagagaatgcaattttactactgtagagatacgggaagaaatttataattgggacgagtctcaacttccggattccatatacatacatattaccacccctggaaactgatattcggttaaagaaaaaagtagggtggaaatcaatcaaccatttagtataaatatgtataataaatatatgggtggggttgatcaaatgtataaccatatttctaactataacataagtattagagggaaaaaatggtacatgcctattctgttttggaacatcgatgtagctgtgaataacgcttggattcttagcaaaagttttggttgtaaacttgataaattaggatttatcagacaggtaacagagacgttgtgcaagtgttatgatcaaaaacgaaaacaattggtcccattcagacccggcaaagtaaatcaaaatcaaaaggaagttggaagacatttgatattggtcaaacagaaaaggagaaattgtggacactgtaaaaataaaacgttttccgcttgtgataactgtgaaattccattgcatgacaaatgttttgtaccgtatcataataattaattattttgtcttcatgtattttgtttttacgacttttgaaacCAAAATCTCGtgtatgacatttcttcttttaaaagggtgcaaccttttttttgttgacgatgtgtatatatcacaatatatgtacctacgtgtgttatgttatgcgatttgaaaatatcattttatcgaagagatgcgtgtttgttatttttaaaattaattttataaatttgttaacaataaaattacaaataaccagtgagaaagtattataactgattatgtgactccattgtgatttttgttttattttaaaaaacatgtttcattagccccaaaggtcgttcacgacaccaccttgaaaaaaattaaaaatgttgaaaaatcaaataattatccatccctatcctataaaaaatatttcccatgaaaaaactcaaagattttggaaaataaacgaaaaaatagtcctgggcacatgggacatgtgttttcacgcgagctctgggttcaaatgggttaacgCAAAAGTATTTCTTTTTGTGTTATGGCTACAATTTAAGctatattcatactatccagcactgcaaggcACAACAGTGcacgtaatatatatattatatatatatatatatatatatatatatatatatatatatatatatatatatatatatatatatatatatatatatatatattatatcgttAGTatgcgtgcactcgctactatgatgTCACGttgtgcgtgaatatttccacagtagccaaagaaaaccggCTTTGCTTGATACATTACAGTGACATgttctgctgtataatatgaatagattttgtcagtTACGGTTCCTGGAAaaatgcactgaatagtagcgcagtttcgagaagtcctaattttcaaaggcgctcaaaaagaacttacgcaatagaattccacaaaaaaaggttagcacccttgcataacatacaaataccccttgacacttttttgtggaattctattgcgttattCTCTTTGAGCATCTTTGCAAGTTTGGATGCTCGAGAGTGTAACTATCTCGATGCATTTTTCCGGTCCCCGTCGGCTACGTTTACACCACTTACACATTGcggaacatatttatttatttatttattcataaatttgccatagtgactttacagatcaactccaagtcgacactatggttatataaaaagtaaattaattattattatattataataatattatatattaattaaaagacaaatatggataaaacaaatataaaaatacaaatgaccatatagaatatatataagccagcagcgtggctcggtcgttaagcttctgcttaacactgagaggcgccgagttcgatcccttgagttgacctcgattgaaaagaatttttctgagtatatctgtaatgctgctggtcagaccaggatttgtgactcctggttgatcgtttcctatcagagtttgccaattttctctgatttcattgttgaaacgattcccgattaaaaattggctaaaaatccttcctacccactatgtcaccactatttgagtatgattaatgtaaatattacaataaaaatgtatgtaaaattcatagatgtctcgttaattgtcgagtttaagtcagtgtctcgtaatttagcgacttatttaataaaaaatgctgtattgtttgtaatttggccaggaaggcgcattggggtttacctgtaatgccttcctggtatgaaataaataaaaaataaaaaaaataaaaaaatatatatatataccaaagAATTATTTTCGTACTACTGTTAACGTGCAGTAGCTGGGCTGTCCTAtgctagtatgaatagacaTTACAAATCAAAGACCACTAACACAATTTGATTCATATTGTTGAGATAATAAAGTTAGCATAATACATAGGATGGTCATTCAGTTTTAATATCAAAAGCGATTCACAGTAAGCCAGAATGTATgtaaagctacatacatacatatataaaataaataccttGAAGCTATTTCCCAAAGTACAAGTCCACAAGCATACATGTCGATTCTGAGAAAAGCATCGCGTGTAAAATTTATGGCACCTTCTAATACTTCTGGAGCCATATATCTTCGAGTTCCAACCTAGATTAAACCAGAATTAATTTAAGGAGACCAATTACAATAAACAAtacagaaaaagtaaaaaaaaattctaaatttcatACCTGTCCATGCGTATCACCACACGGTTTACCCGGTTGGAATATTAGAGCTAATCCAAAATCAGCGATACAAGCAGACATGTCACTCTTTAGTAACACATTCTTACTTTTGAAGTCACGGTGGGCAACTGCTGGTTTGCGAGCACCACCTTGCGAAGCGGGAACTTCGTCATGCAAATGAGTAAGACCTCTGGCCATTGTGTAAGCAACTTGCCAAGCCTCCTCCCAAGTGATTGTATTCGCTTTCAAATAGTCACAGAGGGAACCCTGAAAATTATTATGATTACAAGTTGCTTTTCACATACTTCcatgttttcaaattttaaactaaaaggTAAATTTACCTTCTCGTGGTATGCAGTGATGAGCCAATATTCCGCTTGGAGATTATCCCCCCTTTTTTCCACGCCAATAAACTGCAGGATATCTGTATGATTCATCCTCGGCAACTTGAATATTTCCTGTTCTGACAGCCAAGACTGCTTGTCTTGCACAGGGAAAATCTTCACGGCAACTTCGTTCTGGTTTAAATGCGCTCGCCACACTGCGCCAAACCTGCCCCGAGCTCGAACCTCCCTTAACACTATGGGAAGATGCCTACCATCGTCAAGACCTTCCGGTGACGGTGGACATGATAGAGACGGTTCAACAGTAGGGAGTTCGTtgaagaaattcgtatttttacgCCGGTACACAAAGAAAACTGCGAAACCGACTAGAAGCACGGCGAACACGCTCATtggaataattaatttaatatacgaTGAGCTTTCACTTTCGACCGGTTGAGTTCTCACATTGACGTCGGGCACCTCTGTGGGCAAGGGGCTCCAAGAGTAGTTCTTATTGCACATATCACCCTCACAACAACAGAACATCAAGTCATTTTTAGGACGCAACGATTCATCCACACATCGTGGTTTGTCATAGCATTGTTTGCTATCCATGAAGCATCCCTTGAGTTTGATTGTAGTCACTGCCGTAGTGTTGTCTGTATGCCACAACACAAAACAATGATTCCGTTTCTCGGACTCGTGAGGTTTGCACTCTTCACGAGTGGAGCAATTGCTCGAATTCTGAGCACAACTTGTATCATTGAAAAATTCACAATAATGAGTCTCCAAACTACCCGGAACGGGTGTGGGAGGAACATCCATGGTTTGTGCAATGGCAGCGAACGATATGGAAGTTTCTgaaaccaaataaatttaaatattaaaacctGAAGGATTTGTATTAGGAAGGATAATGTATTACTGTCAAATATTTTCGAAACATTCATCGATATTTATCGACATAAATTTGGCACAATTTTAATCAATGATCTTTTTAACCCTTTTAGTGCTAAcgttttttctgttgaaagcccaccatGCTGAAAATCCAAACAAAGCCTAAATcactaccgctgaggatttcgagttttgtaaaggtgtgtgagactctctaatatatcttgcaacaatataaaataaacaaaataaatctattaatgaatgtatttttccaaaccagttccatcttcttcatcattgttaaaatgcaatgttcaagatctaaaatactcggcagttaaatatttccatcggtaattctgctatggttataaattcagaaatcccggtgtaaacgagtctttataaaatgaatgacatggattatacgacccatgttcaattcattttttgaatgctacctggaaaggcttatcgggtagtattcttgtttacttagtACATGCTCAAGACACAGTGCCTATCAGCagttttcaggcccatggacttgttgtcAAAACTCCgatcagcgttggtcagcatccaaagggttaagcaattaacccatttgaacccacgcggtcagttatgaacttacacgatgtatgccagcgcggtcattcacggcattttacaattttgcgtcgtaaaataaagggatcgCTCAGGtcggccgtaaaacctttcgttacgcttggttagatgttggtgatgaattttaagaaagtcacacgaaattaaatcagttccttttggagttttgagggaataacatcgagcgcttttcgacttgcagatatgtcgaagagaaaacatacgaaagttttttattgttacatattttttatttatctttatgtttctaatacagtaggacttattgtataatatgcataagagaaattgcgtttacatatctcatattcctgaaaaaaaaaaaatcaaagtcgatggagtcgtatatgactccttgggataatgacacatatttttttccagagaatgcaattttaatactgcagagatacgggaagaaattgataattgggacgagtctcaacttccggattccataaacatacatattaccacccctggaaactgatattcggttaaagaaaaaagtagggtggaaatcaatcaaccatttagtataaatatgtataataaatatatgggtggggttgatcaaatggataaccatatttctaactataacataagtattagagggaaaaaatggtacatgcctattctgttttggaacatcgatgtagctgtgaataacgcttggattcttagcaaaagttttggttgtaaacttgataaattaggattttccagacaggtaacagagatgttgtgcaagtgttatggtcaaaaacgaaaacgattggtcccattcagacccggcaaagttaatcaaaatcaaaaggaagttggaagacatttgatattggtcaaacagaaaaggagaaattgtggacactgtaaaaataaaacgttttccgcttgtgataactgtgaaattccattgcatgacaaatgttttgtaccgtatcataataattaattattttgtcttcatgtattttgtttttacgacttttgaaaccaaaatctcgtttatgacatttcttcttttaaaagggtgcaccttTTTATTTGTTGACGATGcgtatatgtcacaatatatgtacctacgtgtgttatgttatgcgatttgaaaatatcattttatcgaagagatgcgtgtttgttatttttaaaattaattttataaatttcttaacaataaaattacaaataaccagtgagaaagtattataactgattatgtcactccattgtgatttttgtattattttaaaaaacatgtttcattatccccaaaggtcgttcacgacaccaccttgaaaaaaattaaaaatgttgaaaaatcaattaattatccatccctatcctataaaaaatatttcccatgaaataactcaaatattttggaaaataaacgaaaaaatagtcctgggcacatgggacatgtgttttcacgcgagctctgggttcaaatgggttaaagaCATGCAAACATAGAGGAatcaaattacaatttttatttgtaaaatgtgAAAGTGATTTCATAAAATGTATTGACAGTAAATTTATTTGGCTTTTGTTACCCAATATTACCAAATTGTATAAGTTTACAtcaatattgtacaaaaatatttatgaaattaagcATTTCAAGATTACTCATGTGGGTTAGGGTTGATAGGTAAAAGAAGTTCTATTTAGATGTTTTCTATATTTTCAAGCTCAATTTGATAAAACtatgaaaagaaaagaaaaaaagcatATCCACTATCCCAAATGGTAACGAATTTAATAAcatcaaatgtaaaatattgatCCATTgatgataaaaatattgattacaTTTGTCGGTGGTTATATTCATCTTTAGCCCATATGAATACGCAAagccttttaaaaatataatttataaatatagtattattatttatggtgTCAGTGCTTTGAATACTCAtatcatttatgtattaaaatacacattttttctggaTTGAACCAGTTGATAATATCTCTACTATTATACATCAACTGGAAACATTAGCGTCAGAACTTGAACCTTTTCCACTCATACATTGACAGATaacgatttgaatttgaaataaagcattcaaatataacgacgtTCATTTGTCTTTGGTggaaacattcatttgtttttgtttactcGAACACATCAAAGAGATAATGGAACACATCTTTTAATTTGTCTGGATAGAGGTGTAGTCCTAAAAGAATAGTAATCCATCAACATTGTTGACACCTGATGAAATAACTGTAAAGCTTGTTCCTATCCATTTTATGGACTTAAATCATCGGACATGGGAACCTTAAGACGAGTGAATAAAAATGCGCGAAAAGTAGCGGGGTGGGGAGGGGGGGTTGCGGTGGAGGGGCTGTGGTGGAGGTGTGAGGTGAAACGTCATACCGATGAATAGGAATAGGAAGCAGGCGGCAGCGCGCACTGACAGCCGAGACGAAGACATGGCGACTTCGGCTCGGAGCTCGGAAACAACAGTTGACGGGGTGCAATCGCTAGCTG
This window harbors:
- the put gene encoding activin A receptor type 2 punt, with the protein product MSSSRLSVRAAACFLFLFIETSISFAAIAQTMDVPPTPVPGSLETHYCEFFNDTSCAQNSSNCSTREECKPHESEKRNHCFVLWHTDNTTAVTTIKLKGCFMDSKQCYDKPRCVDESLRPKNDLMFCCCEGDMCNKNYSWSPLPTEVPDVNVRTQPVESESSSYIKLIIPMSVFAVLLVGFAVFFVYRRKNTNFFNELPTVEPSLSCPPSPEGLDDGRHLPIVLREVRARGRFGAVWRAHLNQNEVAVKIFPVQDKQSWLSEQEIFKLPRMNHTDILQFIGVEKRGDNLQAEYWLITAYHEKGSLCDYLKANTITWEEAWQVAYTMARGLTHLHDEVPASQGGARKPAVAHRDFKSKNVLLKSDMSACIADFGLALIFQPGKPCGDTHGQVGTRRYMAPEVLEGAINFTRDAFLRIDMYACGLVLWEIASRCTAWGTTSEYMLPLEEEIGAHPSLEEMQDAVVNRKLRPNIPEAWREHNALYVFCDTMEECWDHDAEARLSASCVMERIGALTRLPRHTPSSRAPLLIENAHPLPPHSNRSD